A genomic window from Candidatus Poribacteria bacterium includes:
- a CDS encoding protein jag, giving the protein MRSMSRPTSRAVEKEGVTKEDALRAALEELGVPAEQLGAKDLETLRHDAALALDVDPDNIAVRIVSEGTKGLLSLGSTPARVHVSVHRSVEVSPEETLVELLRLMGVPAGVRSEVRDEDLHLNIETDDAAVLIGRHGHTLDSIQYLLNCIVSRSPSAKRRVVVNAGAYREKREDMLEEMAHHAARRVRATGREAVLEPMNPRDRRIVHMALRDDEDVRTFSRGEGAYRAVIVVPKDKFVPDPGNDDL; this is encoded by the coding sequence ATGAGATCCATGTCGCGACCAACCAGTCGTGCGGTTGAGAAAGAGGGCGTGACGAAAGAGGACGCACTGAGAGCTGCCCTCGAAGAGCTCGGTGTTCCCGCTGAACAGCTTGGGGCAAAGGACTTGGAAACGCTGCGACACGATGCCGCGCTGGCACTGGACGTGGATCCAGACAATATCGCCGTGCGGATCGTCAGCGAAGGAACCAAAGGGCTCCTGAGCCTCGGCTCCACTCCCGCGCGCGTGCATGTCTCGGTTCACCGCAGCGTGGAGGTCTCGCCGGAAGAGACGTTGGTGGAGCTGCTCCGTCTCATGGGCGTCCCTGCCGGAGTGCGGTCCGAGGTCCGCGACGAGGACCTGCACCTGAACATCGAGACCGACGACGCTGCCGTGCTGATCGGGCGGCACGGACACACGCTGGACTCCATCCAGTACCTGTTGAACTGCATCGTCAGCCGGTCACCGTCGGCAAAGCGGCGTGTCGTGGTCAATGCCGGCGCGTACCGCGAGAAGCGCGAGGACATGCTCGAAGAGATGGCGCACCATGCGGCGCGTCGGGTCCGCGCGACCGGCAGAGAAGCGGTGCTGGAGCCGATGAACCCGCGCGATCGCCGAATCGTCCACATGGCGCTGCGCGATGACGAGGACGTGCGGACGTTCAGCCGTGGCGAAGGCGCGTACCGTGCCGTCATCGTCGTGCCGAAGGACAAGTTCGTGCCCGACCCGGGCAATGACGATCTGTGA